A stretch of the Leptospira kirschneri serovar Cynopteri str. 3522 CT genome encodes the following:
- the rpsC gene encoding 30S ribosomal protein S3 codes for MGQKVNPIGLRIGITRGWDSIWFSQSDYKKNLHEDIKIRKFVQNRFNNAGVVKVVIERFPEKINVNLHTAKPGIVIGQKGANIEAVKKILKTMTEKPVSLNIIEVKKPETVAQCIAESIALQIEQRQPFRRVMKQELRRAMRGGVEGIKILISGRLNGADMARRENYKEGRIPLHTLRAKIDLGFKEAKTTFGQIGVKVWTYSGDFIQSKEESEEDKYAVKRRTS; via the coding sequence ATGGGACAAAAAGTAAATCCAATCGGTTTAAGAATCGGGATCACAAGAGGATGGGATTCCATTTGGTTCTCTCAATCCGACTATAAAAAGAATCTTCATGAAGACATTAAGATCCGTAAGTTCGTTCAGAATCGTTTTAATAATGCAGGTGTTGTTAAAGTAGTAATCGAAAGATTTCCTGAGAAGATTAACGTAAATCTTCACACTGCAAAGCCTGGGATCGTAATCGGCCAAAAAGGTGCGAATATCGAAGCAGTTAAGAAAATTCTCAAAACGATGACCGAAAAACCAGTGAGTCTGAACATCATCGAAGTGAAAAAACCGGAAACCGTTGCTCAGTGTATCGCGGAATCCATCGCTCTTCAGATCGAACAAAGACAACCTTTTCGGAGAGTTATGAAACAAGAACTTCGCCGCGCAATGAGAGGTGGAGTAGAAGGTATCAAAATTCTGATCTCCGGTCGCTTGAACGGAGCAGACATGGCAAGAAGAGAGAACTACAAAGAGGGAAGAATTCCTTTGCACACTCTTCGCGCAAAAATTGATCTCGGATTCAAGGAAGCAAAAACTACCTTCGGACAAATCGGCGTTAAGGTTTGGACCTACAGTGGGGACTTTATTCAGAGCAAAGAAGAATCTGAAGAAGATAAATACGCAGTTAAGAGAAGAACCAGCTAA
- the secY gene encoding preprotein translocase subunit SecY: protein MLTTFKNIFRIPELRQKIIFTLSMLLLFRMGTHITIPGINPVVVAGIANDPSSEGLLGMVDLFAGGALLKFSIFALGIMPYISSSIVMQLFMVLVPALQKLQKEGEEGRKKIGQYTKYGTVILCAIQSLAVIQLAKGWSTGTEMEPARYPGLINASVVPYFYLIGILSITTGTVLLIWLGEQITERGIGNGISLLIFAGIIGRLPESMVQLFSTDTMDALNVLILLILFILLISLTVLLTQGVRKVPLQYGKQMVGRKMVQAKSQSIPFKVNGANVMPIIFASSLILFPQTIIQWLSNSSQEWAGWAVIMDFFNPFSQIWYHALFYFVIYTTLIIFFAYFYTAIQFNPAELAENLKKYGGFIPGIRPGSHTKEYIEKVLNRITLPGAMFLAGLALAPYIIIKFLDLSSNSGGGSLVYTFGGTSLLIMVGVALETLKQIESQLLMRNYEGFMKKSKIKGRS from the coding sequence ATGCTTACAACGTTTAAAAATATATTTAGAATTCCGGAGTTACGTCAAAAAATTATTTTTACTTTGAGTATGCTTCTGTTGTTCCGTATGGGTACACACATTACGATTCCAGGAATCAATCCGGTAGTGGTTGCAGGAATTGCGAACGATCCATCCTCCGAAGGACTTCTCGGAATGGTGGATCTTTTTGCGGGTGGGGCTTTGTTGAAATTCTCCATCTTCGCTCTTGGAATCATGCCTTACATTTCGTCTTCGATCGTAATGCAGCTGTTTATGGTACTTGTTCCCGCCCTTCAGAAACTTCAAAAAGAGGGAGAAGAAGGAAGAAAGAAAATCGGTCAGTACACTAAGTATGGAACCGTAATTCTTTGTGCTATCCAATCCTTGGCAGTAATTCAACTTGCAAAAGGTTGGTCTACTGGAACTGAGATGGAGCCTGCTCGATATCCTGGCTTAATCAATGCTTCTGTAGTTCCTTATTTTTATTTAATCGGAATCTTATCTATTACAACTGGAACTGTTCTTCTCATCTGGCTCGGGGAACAGATCACCGAAAGAGGAATCGGAAACGGAATTTCTCTTTTGATCTTTGCAGGGATCATCGGAAGACTTCCAGAGTCCATGGTTCAACTTTTTTCCACGGACACAATGGACGCGTTGAACGTTCTTATCCTTTTGATCCTTTTTATCCTTCTCATTTCCTTAACCGTTCTTTTGACACAAGGGGTGAGAAAGGTTCCTCTACAGTATGGAAAGCAGATGGTAGGAAGAAAAATGGTTCAGGCGAAGAGCCAATCCATTCCTTTTAAAGTAAACGGCGCCAATGTGATGCCGATCATTTTTGCTTCCTCTTTGATTTTGTTTCCGCAAACGATCATTCAATGGTTATCCAATAGTAGTCAAGAATGGGCTGGATGGGCAGTGATTATGGATTTTTTCAATCCATTCTCTCAGATTTGGTACCACGCGTTGTTTTATTTTGTGATCTATACCACTTTGATTATATTCTTTGCATATTTTTATACTGCGATTCAGTTTAACCCTGCGGAGTTGGCTGAGAATCTGAAAAAATACGGCGGATTTATCCCAGGAATTCGCCCCGGTTCTCATACAAAAGAATACATCGAAAAAGTGTTAAATAGAATCACCCTTCCTGGAGCCATGTTTCTTGCCGGTTTGGCATTAGCACCTTATATTATTATAAAATTCTTAGATTTGAGCTCCAACTCCGGAGGTGGGTCTTTAGTTTATACGTTTGGTGGAACTTCTCTTCTGATTATGGTAGGGGTTGCGCTGGAGACTTTGAAACAAATCGAGTCTCAACTTTTAATGAGAAATTATGAAGGCTTCATGAAAAAATCTAAAATTAAAGGAAGGTCTTAG
- a CDS encoding type Z 30S ribosomal protein S14 yields the protein MAKTSITVRHQRKKKFEVREYNRCPICGRSRGYLRRFDMCRICFRKLASGAQIPGVVKSSW from the coding sequence ATGGCTAAAACTTCTATAACCGTAAGACATCAGAGAAAGAAAAAGTTCGAGGTAAGAGAATACAACCGTTGTCCGATCTGCGGAAGATCACGCGGGTATCTCAGAAGATTTGATATGTGTAGAATTTGCTTCCGGAAACTCGCGAGCGGTGCTCAAATTCCCGGCGTAGTAAAATCATCCTGGTGA
- the rpsH gene encoding 30S ribosomal protein S8 encodes MSMSDPIGDMLTRIRNAGRAKHETCLVPGSKIKKSILDLMKEEGFIKDYESVKVNETFEDYKVFLKYDQTKRPIIRELIRVSTPGRRVYIKSAEIRPYKNNIGTLIVSTSKGIMTGKNARKLKLGGEVILKMS; translated from the coding sequence ATGAGTATGTCAGATCCAATCGGAGATATGCTGACCCGCATCAGAAATGCTGGGAGAGCAAAACACGAAACTTGTCTAGTACCCGGAAGTAAAATTAAGAAATCTATTTTAGATCTTATGAAAGAGGAAGGTTTTATTAAAGACTACGAATCTGTAAAAGTGAACGAAACTTTCGAAGACTATAAGGTTTTTCTAAAGTATGATCAGACTAAACGTCCTATCATTCGTGAGCTTATCAGAGTTTCCACTCCGGGAAGACGCGTATATATTAAAAGCGCAGAGATTCGCCCATACAAAAACAACATAGGTACTTTGATCGTTTCTACATCGAAAGGAATTATGACTGGCAAAAATGCCCGTAAACTCAAATTGGGAGGTGAAGTAATCTTAAAGATGTCTTAA
- the rpsE gene encoding 30S ribosomal protein S5: MAYQDEESKEYSEKVVKIDRVAKVVKGGRRFSFNALSVVGDQRGKVGIGFGKANEVPDAIRKSIESAKKHLVKINFKGHTISHEVIGKFKSARVILKPSTAGTGIIAGASVRSIVEKAGIQDVLTKSWGSSNPVNIVKATLDALEQLETPILAAKKRGISLNKLFGKD; the protein is encoded by the coding sequence ATGGCATATCAAGACGAAGAATCGAAAGAATATTCTGAGAAGGTCGTAAAAATCGACCGAGTAGCGAAAGTGGTAAAAGGCGGACGTAGATTTTCCTTTAATGCACTGAGCGTTGTTGGCGATCAAAGAGGAAAAGTGGGAATCGGTTTTGGTAAAGCGAATGAGGTTCCCGACGCGATCCGTAAATCGATCGAATCCGCAAAAAAACATTTAGTAAAAATCAATTTCAAAGGTCATACAATTTCTCACGAAGTAATCGGAAAATTCAAATCAGCCAGAGTGATTTTAAAACCGAGTACTGCGGGAACCGGAATTATCGCTGGAGCCTCTGTTCGTTCCATCGTGGAAAAGGCGGGAATTCAAGACGTTCTTACTAAGTCTTGGGGTTCTTCCAATCCAGTGAACATTGTAAAGGCGACCCTTGACGCACTCGAGCAGTTAGAAACTCCGATTCTCGCTGCAAAAAAAAGAGGGATCAGTCTGAATAAACTTTTTGGTAAAGATTAA
- the rpsQ gene encoding 30S ribosomal protein S17, which yields MTAGKQHINKSLLYEGRVVSNSMNKTVVILVETRKTHPKFKKIVRRSVRLKVHDEKNECAVGDKILAIETRPLSKEKRHRLYKIIEKAK from the coding sequence ATGACAGCCGGAAAACAACATATTAACAAGTCACTTCTATATGAGGGAAGAGTTGTGAGCAACTCTATGAATAAGACCGTCGTGATTCTTGTGGAAACTAGAAAAACTCATCCTAAATTCAAGAAAATCGTCAGAAGGTCCGTTAGATTGAAAGTTCACGATGAAAAGAATGAATGTGCGGTTGGAGACAAAATTCTTGCGATTGAAACTCGTCCTTTATCTAAAGAAAAAAGACATAGATTGTATAAAATCATAGAGAAGGCGAAGTGA
- a CDS encoding 50S ribosomal protein L23, with product MNLQDVILTPIVTEKSQDLETIGANSKKGTRMVKYTVKVHIDANKTLIKEAFKKIFKVTPSSVNVQVYRGKIKRFRNIPAPRPHWKKAVVTFRDGASIDFAKEA from the coding sequence ATGAATCTCCAAGACGTAATTCTTACACCCATAGTTACTGAAAAGTCTCAAGATCTAGAAACGATCGGAGCCAATAGCAAAAAAGGAACCAGAATGGTGAAATACACAGTAAAGGTTCATATCGATGCAAACAAAACTCTGATTAAAGAAGCGTTCAAAAAGATTTTCAAAGTAACTCCTTCTTCTGTAAACGTTCAAGTTTATAGAGGAAAAATTAAACGTTTCAGAAACATACCCGCTCCTCGCCCGCATTGGAAAAAAGCGGTAGTGACTTTTCGTGACGGCGCGAGCATTGATTTCGCAAAGGAAGCATAA
- the rplX gene encoding 50S ribosomal protein L24 — MAKLTYRGSEYTKFKKFRIKKNDEVICITGKHKGKRGKVLSIDKKRDRVIVEGLNKRKRFMRPTQENPQGGVIEVEAPIHISNVMFYDPKKKKKAGVRIGFETAKGKKVRVSRPDKKEL, encoded by the coding sequence ATGGCTAAATTGACTTATCGCGGTTCTGAATATACGAAATTTAAAAAGTTCCGTATTAAAAAGAACGATGAAGTAATTTGTATTACCGGAAAACACAAAGGAAAAAGAGGAAAGGTTCTCTCCATCGATAAGAAAAGAGACCGTGTTATCGTAGAAGGTTTAAATAAAAGGAAAAGATTTATGAGACCTACTCAGGAAAATCCTCAAGGTGGAGTGATTGAAGTGGAAGCTCCAATCCATATTTCTAATGTGATGTTCTATGACCCTAAGAAAAAAAAGAAAGCTGGGGTTCGAATTGGATTCGAAACCGCTAAAGGGAAAAAAGTCCGTGTAAGCAGACCGGATAAAAAAGAGTTATAA
- the rplR gene encoding 50S ribosomal protein L18 — protein sequence MIDKLKKSISKTKRAERSRFKLKKLGSRPRLVFIKSNQYLSCQIIDDNQGVTLAYATTSEKTFTGEGKSKKDKGAAKILGKLIAERGSQKGVKQVMLDRSGMIFHGRIAAFAEGAREAGLEF from the coding sequence ATGATTGATAAACTGAAAAAAAGTATTTCCAAAACCAAAAGAGCGGAACGCTCTCGATTCAAACTCAAAAAATTGGGGAGTCGTCCTCGTTTAGTTTTTATTAAATCGAATCAATATCTGAGCTGCCAGATTATCGACGACAATCAGGGTGTAACTCTTGCATATGCAACTACGTCCGAAAAAACTTTTACCGGAGAAGGAAAAAGCAAAAAGGATAAAGGTGCAGCTAAAATACTCGGAAAGTTGATCGCCGAAAGAGGTTCCCAAAAGGGTGTGAAACAAGTCATGTTAGATCGTTCCGGAATGATCTTTCATGGAAGAATTGCGGCTTTTGCGGAAGGTGCAAGAGAAGCAGGATTGGAGTTCTAA
- the rplP gene encoding 50S ribosomal protein L16: MLSPKRVKFRKRQRGRLKGTDERGSSVSFGEFGLKAVTSGRLTARQIEAARITINRQVKRGGKLWIRIFPHTPITKKPAETRMGKGKGNPEFWIAEIRPGRILFEMSGIDEETAKKALNLASYKLPIHTEFVKRSVL; this comes from the coding sequence ATGTTATCACCTAAACGTGTAAAGTTCAGAAAAAGACAAAGAGGAAGACTCAAGGGAACCGATGAAAGAGGTTCTTCCGTTTCCTTCGGTGAGTTCGGTTTAAAAGCAGTTACTTCCGGAAGGTTGACTGCAAGGCAGATCGAGGCCGCAAGGATTACTATCAACCGCCAAGTAAAAAGAGGCGGTAAACTCTGGATCAGAATCTTCCCTCATACTCCGATCACTAAAAAACCAGCCGAAACTCGGATGGGTAAAGGAAAGGGAAATCCTGAGTTCTGGATCGCAGAGATCCGTCCGGGAAGAATTCTTTTTGAGATGAGTGGTATCGACGAAGAAACCGCAAAGAAAGCCTTGAATCTGGCTTCTTATAAATTACCGATTCATACTGAATTTGTAAAAAGGTCTGTTCTATGA
- the rplB gene encoding 50S ribosomal protein L2, whose product MGIKKFKPVTSASRYKSVLDFKEITETQPYKPLTLTLNYKAGRGDGGKISVRHKGGRVKRKYRIIDFKRRKENIPAVVKSLEYDPNRSAFISLICYKDGEYSYILAPDGIKVGDTVQSGVGSEIKIGNAMPIGKIPPGTNVHNVELQIGKGGQIARTAGSFGTIAGRDGEYILLKLPSSEVRKVHENCYATIGICSNKDHNLVSIGKAGRSRWLGKRPSVRGVVMNPVDHPHGGGEGRTSGGRHPVSPWGQPTKGYKTRRSTRPSDKFIIQKRKRNRNR is encoded by the coding sequence ATGGGAATCAAAAAATTTAAACCCGTAACTTCCGCAAGCCGCTATAAATCCGTTCTGGATTTCAAAGAGATTACGGAAACACAACCGTACAAACCTTTAACTCTCACCCTCAACTATAAAGCGGGAAGAGGGGACGGTGGAAAAATTTCCGTTCGTCACAAAGGTGGTCGTGTAAAAAGAAAATACCGTATCATCGATTTTAAACGTAGAAAAGAAAACATCCCAGCGGTCGTAAAAAGTTTAGAATATGATCCGAACCGTTCCGCATTCATCTCTTTGATCTGTTACAAGGACGGAGAGTATTCTTATATTCTCGCTCCAGACGGAATCAAAGTGGGTGATACGGTTCAGTCCGGAGTAGGTTCCGAAATTAAAATCGGAAACGCAATGCCGATCGGAAAAATTCCACCAGGTACAAACGTGCATAACGTAGAATTACAAATTGGAAAAGGTGGACAAATCGCAAGAACTGCTGGTTCTTTCGGAACGATCGCAGGTCGCGACGGAGAATACATTCTTTTAAAACTTCCTTCTTCCGAAGTACGTAAAGTTCACGAGAATTGTTATGCGACAATTGGAATTTGTAGTAATAAAGATCATAATCTGGTTTCCATCGGAAAAGCGGGAAGATCTCGTTGGCTTGGAAAACGCCCTAGTGTTCGCGGGGTCGTAATGAACCCTGTGGATCACCCACATGGTGGTGGCGAGGGTCGTACTTCTGGAGGTCGTCATCCCGTATCTCCTTGGGGACAACCGACTAAGGGTTATAAAACCAGAAGATCAACTCGTCCGAGCGATAAGTTCATCATTCAAAAGAGAAAACGGAATAGGAACAGGTAA
- the rplN gene encoding 50S ribosomal protein L14: MIQQETLLQVADNSGIKKVMCIKVLGGSKKRYASVGDEIIVAVKDAQPAFGLKDSTGKKVHNKAVQRAVVVRTTKEIRRPDGSYIRFDDNACAIIDDKGNPKGTRIFGPVARELRDKKYAKIVSLAPEVL; the protein is encoded by the coding sequence ATGATCCAACAAGAAACATTATTACAAGTCGCTGATAATTCCGGAATCAAAAAGGTAATGTGTATCAAGGTTCTGGGCGGTTCCAAAAAGCGTTACGCTTCTGTTGGAGATGAGATTATCGTTGCAGTGAAAGACGCTCAACCCGCTTTCGGTCTAAAAGATTCCACTGGTAAAAAAGTTCATAACAAAGCGGTTCAAAGAGCCGTGGTTGTAAGAACCACCAAAGAAATCAGAAGACCCGACGGATCTTACATCCGTTTTGACGACAACGCTTGTGCGATCATAGACGATAAGGGAAACCCAAAGGGAACTAGGATTTTTGGACCGGTTGCCCGCGAACTCAGAGATAAAAAATACGCTAAGATTGTCTCTCTCGCTCCGGAGGTACTATAA
- the rpmD gene encoding 50S ribosomal protein L30, which yields MENIIVTQVKSSIGVKKEHKLTLHALGLRRTGQQRKHKVSPQLQGMLNSVRHLIKVEKA from the coding sequence ATGGAAAACATCATCGTAACCCAAGTAAAAAGCAGCATCGGAGTCAAAAAAGAACATAAGTTAACTCTACATGCTCTAGGCTTAAGAAGAACCGGACAGCAGAGAAAGCACAAAGTTTCTCCTCAATTACAAGGAATGTTGAATTCTGTAAGACATCTCATCAAAGTAGAGAAGGCTTAA
- the rpmC gene encoding 50S ribosomal protein L29: MKKIKLQELKDSEILEQLEEARKVLRNSRFQYGVARSLENPKVIHNTKKKIAKLLTIQRERQLKANPGERKSRIFSRAKRKKKNLARLNAKAKG; encoded by the coding sequence ATGAAAAAGATCAAATTGCAAGAACTGAAAGACAGCGAAATTTTAGAGCAACTCGAAGAAGCGAGAAAGGTTTTGAGAAATTCTCGTTTTCAATATGGAGTGGCTCGTTCTTTGGAAAACCCTAAGGTGATCCACAATACGAAGAAAAAAATCGCGAAACTTCTGACCATTCAGAGAGAAAGACAGCTGAAGGCCAATCCTGGAGAGAGAAAGTCTAGAATTTTTTCCAGGGCAAAAAGAAAGAAAAAGAACCTCGCGAGACTGAACGCGAAGGCGAAGGGCTAA
- the rplE gene encoding 50S ribosomal protein L5: MAARLRTKYKKEIVPELNKKFNFESIMQVPRLEKIVLNVGMGEAHTNPKALEAAVEELALITGQRPVKTKAKKSIAGFKIREGMSLGCMVTLRGDYMYEFLDRLVNVALPRVRDFKGVNEKGFDGRGNYNMSIKEQIIFPEIKVDKINTLYGINMTFVTNSKSNEEALSLLAAFGMPYRNQK, translated from the coding sequence ATGGCAGCTAGACTCAGAACTAAATATAAAAAAGAAATCGTTCCCGAATTGAACAAGAAGTTCAATTTCGAATCCATCATGCAGGTTCCACGTTTGGAAAAGATCGTGTTGAACGTGGGTATGGGCGAAGCTCATACAAACCCAAAAGCTCTCGAAGCCGCTGTGGAAGAATTGGCGCTGATTACCGGACAAAGACCGGTAAAAACAAAAGCAAAGAAATCTATTGCTGGATTCAAAATCCGTGAAGGCATGAGCCTGGGTTGTATGGTAACTCTGCGCGGGGACTACATGTATGAGTTTCTAGACAGATTAGTGAACGTGGCTCTTCCAAGGGTTCGTGACTTTAAAGGAGTCAACGAAAAAGGTTTCGACGGTCGTGGAAACTATAACATGAGCATTAAAGAACAGATTATCTTCCCGGAGATCAAGGTCGACAAGATCAACACTCTCTATGGGATCAATATGACTTTTGTAACCAATTCAAAATCGAACGAGGAAGCTTTAAGCCTACTTGCAGCTTTTGGAATGCCTTACAGGAACCAGAAATAA
- a CDS encoding adenylate kinase — protein sequence MKNIIFMGPPGAGKGTQAKILCERLSIPQISTGDILREAVKNQTEMGIEAKRYMDAGDLVPDSVVIGIIKDRIREADCRNGFLLDGFPRTVEQAEALDTLLKNEGRSIDKAINLQVPDAELLKRLLSRAEIEGRADDNEVTIKNRLDNYNKKTLPLLDFYAARKKLSQVNGVGSLEEVTSLIQKELA from the coding sequence GTGAAGAACATTATCTTCATGGGACCTCCTGGGGCTGGAAAGGGCACGCAAGCAAAGATTCTTTGCGAACGTCTTTCTATCCCTCAGATTTCCACAGGCGATATTCTCCGCGAAGCGGTAAAGAATCAAACTGAGATGGGAATCGAAGCAAAACGTTATATGGATGCAGGTGATCTGGTACCTGATTCTGTTGTGATCGGAATCATCAAAGATCGTATCCGTGAAGCGGATTGCAGAAATGGGTTTTTATTGGATGGATTTCCAAGAACTGTAGAACAGGCGGAAGCTTTAGATACACTTTTAAAAAATGAAGGTAGGTCTATTGATAAAGCGATTAATCTTCAGGTTCCGGATGCGGAACTTTTAAAAAGATTACTCAGCCGGGCAGAAATTGAAGGCCGTGCGGACGATAACGAAGTGACGATTAAAAATCGTCTAGATAATTATAACAAGAAGACTTTACCTCTTCTCGATTTTTACGCAGCTCGTAAGAAACTTTCTCAAGTGAACGGCGTTGGAAGTCTCGAAGAAGTTACTTCTTTGATTCAGAAGGAGCTTGCATAA
- the rplV gene encoding 50S ribosomal protein L22, whose protein sequence is MEAKAVSRFVRMSPRKVRLVADEIRGYAVNEALDILKFTNKRAIEPLTKVILSASANASVLNNKVDFNQLFIKKIYVDEGPIMKRFRPRARGRAARIRKRLSHITVVLSD, encoded by the coding sequence ATGGAAGCTAAGGCAGTTTCACGTTTTGTAAGAATGTCTCCTAGAAAAGTTCGCCTTGTTGCGGATGAAATTCGAGGATATGCGGTAAACGAAGCACTTGATATTTTAAAATTCACTAATAAAAGGGCGATTGAGCCTTTGACAAAAGTGATTCTTTCCGCTTCCGCAAACGCGAGCGTTTTGAACAATAAAGTCGATTTCAATCAGCTTTTTATCAAAAAGATCTACGTGGACGAAGGACCGATCATGAAACGTTTTCGTCCTCGTGCAAGAGGCCGTGCGGCGAGAATTAGAAAAAGACTGAGCCATATTACAGTGGTTCTCTCGGATTAA
- the rplF gene encoding 50S ribosomal protein L6 translates to MSRIGKAEIKLPDKVEVKQENANIKVKGPLGELFTPIFEGISVKTENGIVKLERSNEDQKVVALHGLTRALLMNCVKGVSQGWEKNLEINGVGYRAQKRGEDLVMSLGYSHEVVYKAPKGIKIDVQEQLKIKVSGIDKQLVGQVAADIRSKRPPEPYKGKGIKYAEEFIKKKAGKTGKK, encoded by the coding sequence ATGTCCAGAATTGGTAAGGCAGAAATCAAACTTCCAGATAAAGTAGAAGTAAAACAAGAAAACGCAAATATTAAAGTAAAAGGCCCTCTTGGAGAACTTTTTACTCCAATTTTCGAAGGTATTTCCGTAAAAACTGAAAACGGAATCGTAAAACTTGAAAGAAGTAACGAAGACCAAAAAGTTGTGGCTCTTCACGGATTGACCAGAGCGCTTCTGATGAATTGTGTCAAAGGCGTAAGTCAAGGTTGGGAAAAAAATCTTGAAATCAACGGAGTTGGTTACAGAGCTCAGAAGAGAGGAGAAGACTTGGTGATGAGCCTTGGGTATTCTCACGAAGTTGTTTATAAGGCTCCAAAAGGAATCAAGATAGACGTTCAAGAACAGCTAAAAATCAAAGTCAGTGGAATTGATAAACAACTTGTCGGTCAGGTTGCAGCGGATATCCGCTCTAAAAGACCTCCTGAACCTTATAAAGGAAAAGGAATTAAATACGCCGAAGAATTTATCAAGAAAAAGGCCGGAAAAACAGGTAAGAAATAA
- the rpsS gene encoding 30S ribosomal protein S19 yields MARSVKKGPFIDDHLMKKITKLNSENQKKPFKTWSRRSTIFPDMVGHTVMVHNGKQFTPVYINENMIGHKLGEFSPTRTFRGHVAGDKKAAKK; encoded by the coding sequence ATGGCTAGAAGTGTAAAAAAAGGTCCGTTCATCGACGATCATCTCATGAAGAAGATCACCAAGTTGAACTCCGAAAACCAAAAGAAACCTTTCAAAACCTGGTCCAGAAGAAGTACGATCTTCCCGGATATGGTCGGTCATACCGTGATGGTTCACAACGGAAAACAATTCACTCCCGTTTATATCAACGAAAATATGATCGGACATAAATTAGGGGAATTTTCTCCTACAAGAACTTTCCGTGGTCACGTAGCCGGGGACAAAAAGGCGGCTAAAAAATAA
- the rplO gene encoding 50S ribosomal protein L15 has protein sequence MKKERLEQASAFGKDRVKKKKNTDTSSNLIPVPKGATKEKKRVGRGPGSKVGKTAGRGSKGQYARNTVRRGFEGGQMPIHRRLPKRGFTSKFHKEFYPVNLRDIEKSGLTGNIDAKIMVQSKILDKETTLFKILGTGEIKKAIHVIADGFSQSAKEKIEKAGGSIKLRAELKLAASETKK, from the coding sequence ATGAAAAAAGAAAGACTCGAACAGGCTTCTGCATTCGGTAAAGACCGCGTTAAAAAGAAGAAAAACACGGATACTTCTTCTAATCTCATTCCCGTTCCTAAAGGAGCCACAAAAGAGAAAAAGAGAGTAGGACGCGGTCCCGGTTCGAAAGTAGGTAAAACCGCAGGTCGCGGATCCAAAGGACAGTATGCAAGAAATACTGTTCGCCGTGGATTTGAGGGTGGTCAGATGCCTATTCATAGAAGACTTCCAAAGCGGGGTTTTACTTCTAAGTTTCACAAGGAATTCTATCCTGTGAATCTAAGAGATATCGAGAAATCAGGTTTGACCGGAAACATAGATGCAAAAATTATGGTTCAATCCAAGATTCTTGATAAAGAAACGACACTTTTTAAGATTTTGGGAACCGGAGAAATCAAAAAAGCGATTCATGTAATTGCGGACGGATTCTCTCAATCGGCCAAAGAAAAAATTGAGAAAGCGGGCGGATCTATCAAATTACGTGCCGAACTGAAACTGGCCGCGTCTGAAACTAAAAAATAA